The Hyphomonadaceae bacterium ML37 genome includes a region encoding these proteins:
- a CDS encoding PBP1A family penicillin-binding protein gives MTQERTITYRADHTAPFGARLRRAALPILGGVLLLLVCLGAVAGGVTWRWAFHDLPELPEDIGALWDVRMEPSVTVLANDGTVMAVRGPLYGRRVRLEEMPAHLPQAFLAIEDRRFFEHDGVDLHGLARSLWVNLRAGRTEQGGSTLTMQLVKNLVLSPERSLRRKLQEMRLARQLERRLSKQEILELYLNRVYLGEQAYGVEAAARRYFQTTTAELTLQESALLASLPKAPTRLAPTDNMEAALARTRLVLTSMLDEGFIDPIAYMTASAIPAEVAEALLAPGDAQASGHPFDAAVAEALAILGEDRAIPDLVITTTIDLALQRAAQAALNAVLDEQGEARQAGEGALVALGPDGQVRALVGGRDYRLSQFNRATQARRQPGSAFKPIVFAAAFEAGMSPATTFNDGPIDIDGWSPVNFGGRFLGRITIADALKRSVNTVAAQAGVRAGMTNVTALAARMGLSTPMLPVPAMTLGAGEVQLLELTGAYAVFARDGWRRDPYLVREIRSARGELIWEVDPADDGESVLTVEHARWVSTMLQSVIIDGTGTRARVPGHTAAGKTGTSQNSRDAWFLGYTAHLTAGVWVGNDDDTPMEGVTGGQLPAEIWSRFMIAAHEGVEPAPLTAPAPRRRSERDERLAAFYSSLASRFDAELDASGG, from the coding sequence GTGACACAGGAGCGCACGATCACGTACCGGGCCGACCATACTGCGCCGTTCGGCGCGCGCCTGCGGCGCGCCGCGCTGCCGATTCTGGGCGGCGTCCTGCTATTGCTGGTCTGTCTCGGAGCCGTCGCCGGCGGCGTCACCTGGCGCTGGGCGTTCCATGATCTGCCCGAGCTGCCCGAAGACATTGGCGCGCTGTGGGACGTGCGCATGGAGCCGTCGGTGACGGTCCTGGCCAATGACGGGACGGTGATGGCGGTGCGTGGCCCGCTATACGGACGCCGTGTGCGTCTGGAAGAGATGCCCGCTCATTTGCCGCAAGCCTTCCTGGCCATCGAGGACCGGCGATTCTTCGAGCATGACGGCGTGGATCTGCACGGGCTGGCGCGGTCCTTGTGGGTCAATCTGCGCGCCGGCCGCACCGAGCAGGGCGGCTCCACCCTGACCATGCAGCTGGTGAAAAACCTGGTGCTTAGCCCTGAGCGCAGCCTGCGCCGCAAGCTTCAGGAAATGCGCCTGGCGCGCCAGCTGGAGCGGCGGCTGAGCAAGCAGGAAATTCTCGAACTCTACCTCAACCGGGTTTACCTGGGCGAACAGGCCTATGGCGTGGAAGCGGCGGCACGGCGCTATTTCCAGACCACCACCGCTGAGCTCACCTTGCAGGAGTCGGCGCTGCTCGCTTCCCTGCCCAAGGCGCCCACGCGTCTCGCCCCGACCGACAACATGGAAGCGGCGCTGGCGCGCACGCGTCTGGTGCTGACGTCCATGCTGGACGAGGGTTTCATCGATCCCATCGCGTACATGACCGCGTCGGCGATCCCGGCCGAAGTGGCCGAAGCGCTGCTGGCGCCCGGTGACGCGCAGGCCTCCGGCCACCCGTTCGACGCGGCCGTCGCCGAAGCTCTGGCGATTCTGGGCGAGGACCGGGCCATTCCTGATCTGGTCATCACGACGACCATCGACCTGGCGCTGCAGCGCGCGGCCCAAGCCGCGCTCAACGCGGTGCTGGACGAGCAGGGTGAAGCGCGTCAGGCGGGCGAGGGCGCGCTGGTGGCGCTGGGCCCCGACGGTCAGGTGCGCGCGCTGGTGGGCGGGCGCGATTACCGCCTGAGCCAGTTCAACCGCGCCACCCAGGCGCGCCGTCAGCCGGGATCGGCCTTCAAGCCCATCGTGTTCGCTGCGGCGTTCGAGGCGGGCATGAGCCCGGCCACGACCTTCAATGACGGCCCCATCGATATTGACGGATGGAGCCCGGTGAATTTCGGCGGACGGTTTCTGGGACGCATCACCATCGCCGACGCCCTGAAGCGCTCGGTCAACACCGTGGCGGCGCAGGCGGGCGTGCGCGCAGGGATGACCAATGTCACCGCGCTGGCCGCGCGCATGGGGTTGAGCACGCCGATGCTGCCTGTGCCCGCCATGACGCTGGGGGCGGGCGAGGTGCAGCTACTGGAGCTGACCGGCGCGTACGCAGTGTTCGCCCGCGATGGCTGGCGGCGCGACCCCTATCTGGTGCGCGAGATCCGCAGCGCCCGAGGCGAGCTGATCTGGGAAGTGGACCCTGCGGACGACGGCGAATCGGTGCTCACGGTCGAACATGCCCGCTGGGTCAGCACGATGCTGCAGAGCGTAATCATCGACGGCACCGGCACGCGGGCGCGGGTGCCCGGCCATACGGCGGCGGGCAAGACCGGCACCAGCCAGAACAGCCGCGACGCCTGGTTCCTCGGCTATACCGCCCACCTCACCGCCGGGGTGTGGGTCGGCAATGACGACGATACGCCGATGGAGGGGGTGACCGGGGGGCAGCTGCCGGCCGAGATCTGGAGCCGGTTCATGATTGCGGCCCATGAAGGGGTCGAGCCCGCGCCACTGACCGCGCCCGCCCCGCGCCGCCGCAGCGAACGCGACGAGCGGCTGGCGGCGTTCTATTCCTCGCTGGCGTCACGCTTTGACGCCGAACTGGACGCCTCGGGCGGCTGA
- a CDS encoding YcgN family cysteine cluster protein, with product MAPNDPFYETKTLAQMTQAEWESLCDGCGRCCTLLLEDDDGSVWRTSLACRLLDLKTVRCRDYANRHAKVPGCVKLTPDRIGQLGWMPDTCAYRLIDEGKPLPDWHPLRTGDPASVIAAGISVKGALISEALVDEDEQEDYITNQVL from the coding sequence ATGGCCCCCAATGACCCGTTTTACGAAACAAAGACGCTGGCGCAAATGACGCAAGCCGAGTGGGAATCGCTGTGCGACGGGTGCGGGCGTTGCTGCACCCTGCTTCTGGAGGATGACGACGGATCGGTCTGGCGCACCTCGCTCGCCTGCCGACTGCTCGATCTGAAGACCGTGCGCTGCCGTGACTACGCCAACCGCCATGCAAAAGTTCCAGGCTGCGTGAAGCTGACGCCCGACCGGATCGGCCAGCTGGGCTGGATGCCGGACACCTGCGCCTACCGGCTGATTGATGAAGGCAAACCCCTGCCCGACTGGCACCCCTTGCGCACCGGCGATCCGGCCAGCGTCATCGCCGCAGGCATCAGCGTGAAAGGCGCGCTGATCAGCGAAGCGCTGGTCGATGAGGATGAGCAGGAAGACTACATCACCAACCAGGTGCTCTGA
- a CDS encoding enoyl-CoA hydratase-related protein, protein MAWTSFAVTQDGPIARLTLNRPDKRNTMTPAFWRELPEAVMALSDAGRTRVLIVDAEGPVFSAGMDISVFTDPGALSTGSAAAREAFLTAATALQDAFTAFERARFPVIAAVQGPCVGGAVDMITACDLRYGTDVAWLSIEETNIAMFADVGTLQRLPKLIPEGVARELAYTGARLDAQRAERLGLYNAVLDTADALRTHVDAVAREIAAKAPLAISGVKRSFLYARDHAVSDALEQAMVLQASLWNPADIMEAITARAEKREGAYQALAPVRRMGRSAPDTD, encoded by the coding sequence ATGGCCTGGACCAGCTTCGCCGTCACACAGGACGGCCCGATCGCCCGTCTCACGCTGAACCGCCCGGACAAGCGCAACACCATGACGCCGGCCTTCTGGCGCGAGCTGCCCGAGGCGGTGATGGCGCTGTCGGACGCAGGGCGCACCCGGGTGCTGATCGTGGACGCCGAAGGCCCGGTGTTCAGCGCCGGTATGGATATCTCGGTGTTTACTGATCCCGGCGCCCTGTCGACCGGCAGCGCGGCGGCGCGCGAAGCTTTCCTGACCGCCGCCACCGCCCTGCAGGACGCCTTCACGGCGTTCGAGCGCGCGCGCTTTCCCGTCATAGCCGCCGTGCAGGGGCCCTGCGTGGGCGGGGCGGTGGACATGATCACGGCCTGCGATCTGCGTTACGGGACGGATGTGGCGTGGCTGAGCATCGAGGAAACCAATATCGCCATGTTCGCCGATGTGGGCACGCTGCAGCGCTTGCCCAAGCTGATCCCTGAAGGCGTGGCGCGCGAGCTGGCCTATACCGGCGCCAGGCTGGACGCGCAGCGGGCTGAACGGCTGGGCCTCTATAACGCGGTGCTCGACACGGCTGACGCCCTGCGCACCCATGTAGATGCGGTGGCGCGCGAGATCGCCGCCAAGGCGCCGCTGGCCATCAGCGGCGTGAAGCGCTCCTTCCTCTATGCGCGCGACCATGCGGTAAGTGACGCGCTGGAACAGGCCATGGTGCTGCAGGCGAGCCTGTGGAACCCGGCTGACATCATGGAGGCGATCACCGCCCGGGCAGAAAAGCGCGAGGGCGCCTATCAGGCGCTGGCGCCGGTGCGGCGCATGGGGCGAAGCGCGCCGGACACAGACTGA